A stretch of DNA from Thermoanaerobaculia bacterium:
CGGAGACGGCGCGTCGGTTGCCGGATACCTCGCCAGCCGAATCGGCCTCGAGCGCGAAGCGCCGCCGCGCCGGCCGCCGCCCGCGGCTCTCCGCCCGGATCCGGTCCCGGCCAATGGAGACCTCATCGGGCGGCTCGACATCCCGAGGCTCGGCCTTTCGGCGATCGTCTTCGAGGGGGACGACGCGAAGATCCTGAAGCTCGGCGTCGGGCACATCCCGGGAACGCCGATGCCCGGGCCCGCCGGCAACGTGGCGCTCGCCGCGCACCGCGACAGCTTCTTCCGGCCGCTCGACCGGATCCGGACGGCGGACGAGATCGAGCTCACCACGCCGCGCCGCGTCTACCGCTATCGCGTGAGCGACGTCCGGATCGTCCCGCCCGACGACATCTCCGTTCTGCAGGATACCCGGACGGCGTCGCTCAC
This window harbors:
- a CDS encoding class D sortase translates to MSFFIEPRVYPRRHLRLPAMLRREPWTVPLERALLLAGAVLLGWCGWTLVQAHAWQSYESWSLDRQRSGDGASVAGYLASRIGLEREAPPRRPPPAALRPDPVPANGDLIGRLDIPRLGLSAIVFEGDDAKILKLGVGHIPGTPMPGPAGNVALAAHRDSFFRPLDRIRTADEIELTTPRRVYRYRVSDVRIVPPDDISVLQDTRTASLTLVTCYPFRWVGNAPKRFVVHASRVESD